From Zingiber officinale cultivar Zhangliang chromosome 5B, Zo_v1.1, whole genome shotgun sequence, the proteins below share one genomic window:
- the LOC121986236 gene encoding UDP-glucuronate 4-epimerase 1-like, giving the protein MMKMKEDDLFPATPGKVKMDRALTINRQFHRCFASSGTMFVWALFLIALTASYLSLQSFVDSSSRYLPSSWGGMQWEKQIRASATPRRPGGKSVLLTGAAGFVGTHVSLALRKRGDGVVGLDNFNNYYDPSLKKARKAVLASHGVFVVEGDINDVRLLAKLFDAVPFSHVMHLAAQAGVRYAIENPASYVHSNIAGLVTLLEACKSADPQPSIVWASSSSVYGLNEKVPFSELDRTDSPASLYAATKKAGEEITHTYNHIYGLSITGLRFFTVYGPWGRPDMAYFSFTRNILNGKPITVYSGKNGVDLARDFTYIDDIVKGCVASLDTAAKSTGSGGRKQGPAQYRIFNLGNTSPVTVPALVRILEQNLKVKAKIHEVEMPGNGDVPFTHANISYARAELGYNPTTNLEAGLKKFVKWYLSYYGFNPRTSAKSSKSL; this is encoded by the coding sequence ATGATGAAAATGAAGGAAGACGATCTGTTTCCGGCGACGCCGGGGAAGGTCAAGATGGATCGGGCGCTCACCATCAACCGACAGTTCCACCGGTGCTTCGCCTCGTCAGGCACAATGTTCGTGTGGGCTCTCTTCTTGATCGCGCTCACGGCGTCGTATCTCAGCCTCCAGAGCTTCGTCGATTCGTCGTCCCGGTACTTGCCGTCGTCCTGGGGCGGGATGCAGTGGGAGAAGCAGATCAGGGCGTCGGCGACCCCCCGCCGCCCCGGCGGCAAGTCCGTCCTCCTCACCGGAGCCGCCGGATTCGTCGGCACGCACGTGTCGCTGGCCCTCCGCAAGCGCGGCGACGGCGTCGTCGGGCTGGATAACTTCAACAACTACTACGACCCGTCGCTGAAGAAGGCGCGCAAGGCGGTGCTGGCCTCGCACGGCGTGTTTGTGGTGGAGGGGGACATTAACGACGTGCGCCtcctcgccaagctcttcgacgCCGTGCCCTTCTCCCACGTGATGCACCTTGCCGCCCAAGCTGGCGTGCGCTACGCAATCGAGAACCCGGCGTCGTACGTGCATAGCAACATCGCTGGCCTCGTCACTTTGCTCGAGGCCTGTAAGTCCGCGGACCCGCAGCCGTCGATCGTGTGGGCGTCGTCCTCGTCGGTGTACGGCCTCAACGAGAAGGTGCCGTTCTCAGAGTTGGACCGCACGGACAGTCCGGCTTCGCTCTACGCGGCCACCAAGAAGGCCGGCGAGGAGATCACCCACACCTACAACCACATCTACGGCCTCTCCATCACCGGGCTCCGCTTCTTCACCGTCTACGGGCCATGGGGCCGCCCCGACATGGCCTATTTCTCCTTCACCCGCAACATCCTCAATGGCAAGCCCATCACCGTCTACAGCGGCAAGAACGGGGTCGACTTAGCCCGCGACTTCACCTATATCGACGACATCGTGAAGGGCTGCGTCGCCTCTCTCGACACCGCAGCCAAGAGCACCGGCAGCGGCGGCCGGAAGCAGGGTCCCGCTCAGTACCGCATCTTCAACCTTGGCAACACCTCGCCGGTCACTGTGCCGGCTCTCGTACGCATCCTGGAGCAGAACCTCAAGGTGAAGGCCAAGATCCACGAGGTGGAGATGCCCGGCAACGGCGACGTCCCCTTCACCCATGCCAACATCAGCTACGCTCGCGCCGAGCTCGGCTACAACCCGACGACCAACCTGGAAGCCGGCCTCAAGAAGTTCGTCAAGTGGTACCTCTCTTACTACGGCTTCAACCCAAGAACCAGCGCCAAATCCTCCAAAAGCTTGTAA